A genome region from Streptomyces pratensis includes the following:
- a CDS encoding ABC transporter ATP-binding protein, which yields MTTTTTAPRGLVAELTRAQTRLLTGGVLLGILGVASTLVQPKLVAHLIEAVGRHEPVALLVTLLAVLFVADAALSATQGCLIGRAGENIVRDARVLLSGRLLRADLSYLNTQRQGDVHTRMVGDTALMKIALTQSLAQILLNGLIVLGGVVMMALIDVRLLLVTIGCLGVASVASIGVARGLRRAALVNRTDTGEFGADLQRVLAALPTVKAAGAEGREEDRLAERADKVRRSGNRVTVLNALFSPVLNVGLQASLAAVMGIGMARVATGSLSVAEFTAFTMYLFYLVSPLVLVFLSLGTYLQGRAAVQRVDELAGIPQEDAPAPTADPGPETDAAPARARDTVPPAPEGGHPAVEFRDVRFGYGDRPVLDAVSFTVPRRGLTALVGVSGAGKTTVFQLIERFYRPGRGAVLLDGRDIAHLSPAEVRSGVGYVQQDSAAMRGTLRENIVYAAPDASEADIEEAVELAGLTDVVAALPEGLDTPLGDHGTGLSGGQRQRLCVARALLQKPAVILLDEATAHLDSEAEAALRDSLRRIARRCAVVAIAHRISTVVEADRIVVLDDGRVRAVGTHPQLIRDDALYGRLAAAQFADGARAEAAAEAATGVPSGQPAAGVAG from the coding sequence ATGACCACCACCACGACCGCGCCGCGCGGCCTCGTCGCGGAGCTGACCCGTGCCCAGACCCGGCTCCTCACGGGCGGGGTGCTGCTCGGGATCCTCGGCGTGGCCTCCACCCTCGTGCAGCCGAAGCTCGTCGCGCATCTCATCGAGGCGGTCGGCCGGCACGAGCCGGTCGCCCTCCTCGTCACCCTGCTGGCCGTCCTGTTCGTGGCGGACGCGGCGCTCTCCGCGACCCAGGGATGTCTCATCGGCCGGGCCGGCGAGAACATAGTCCGCGACGCCCGGGTCCTGCTTTCGGGCAGGCTGCTGCGCGCCGACCTCTCGTACCTCAACACCCAGCGGCAGGGCGATGTGCACACCCGGATGGTGGGCGACACCGCGCTGATGAAGATCGCGCTCACCCAGAGCCTCGCGCAGATCCTCCTCAACGGGCTGATCGTGCTCGGCGGCGTGGTGATGATGGCCCTGATCGACGTCCGGCTGCTGCTGGTGACCATCGGCTGCCTCGGTGTCGCCAGCGTCGCCTCCATCGGGGTCGCCCGCGGGCTGCGCCGGGCGGCCCTGGTCAACCGCACGGACACCGGCGAGTTCGGCGCGGACCTCCAGCGGGTGCTCGCCGCCCTGCCCACCGTGAAGGCCGCCGGCGCCGAGGGCCGCGAGGAGGACCGGCTCGCGGAGCGCGCGGACAAGGTCCGCCGGTCCGGCAACCGGGTCACCGTGCTCAACGCCCTGTTCTCGCCGGTCCTGAACGTCGGACTCCAGGCATCGCTGGCCGCCGTGATGGGCATCGGCATGGCCAGGGTGGCGACCGGCTCCCTGAGCGTCGCCGAATTCACGGCCTTCACGATGTACCTCTTCTACCTCGTCTCCCCACTGGTCCTCGTGTTCCTCTCGCTCGGCACCTACCTGCAGGGCCGGGCCGCCGTGCAGCGCGTGGACGAACTGGCCGGCATCCCGCAGGAGGACGCTCCCGCTCCCACGGCGGACCCCGGCCCCGAAACCGACGCCGCCCCGGCCCGGGCGCGGGACACCGTGCCACCTGCCCCGGAGGGCGGGCACCCGGCCGTCGAATTCCGCGACGTCCGCTTCGGCTACGGCGACCGGCCCGTCCTGGACGCGGTCTCCTTCACCGTCCCCCGGCGCGGGCTCACCGCACTTGTCGGTGTCTCCGGCGCCGGCAAGACCACGGTCTTCCAGCTCATCGAGCGGTTCTACCGCCCCGGGCGGGGAGCCGTACTCCTGGACGGCAGGGACATCGCGCACCTGTCACCCGCAGAGGTCCGCAGCGGTGTCGGCTACGTCCAGCAGGACAGCGCCGCGATGCGCGGCACCCTCCGGGAGAACATCGTCTACGCCGCACCCGACGCCTCCGAGGCCGACATCGAGGAGGCGGTCGAACTCGCCGGGCTCACCGACGTGGTCGCCGCCCTGCCCGAGGGCCTGGACACACCCCTCGGCGACCACGGCACAGGCCTCTCCGGCGGTCAGCGGCAGCGGCTCTGCGTGGCGCGGGCGCTGCTGCAGAAGCCCGCCGTGATCCTCCTCGACGAGGCCACCGCCCACCTCGACTCCGAGGCGGAGGCGGCCCTGCGCGACAGCCTGAGGCGCATCGCCCGCCGCTGTGCGGTCGTCGCCATCGCGCACCGCATCTCCACCGTGGTCGAGGCCGACCGCATCGTGGTCCTCGACGACGGCCGGGTGCGCGCCGTCGGCACCCACCCGCAACTCATCCGGGACGACGCCCTCTACGGCCGGCTGGCCGCCGCGCAGTTCGCGGACGGCGCCCGTGCCGAGGCCGCGGCCGAGGCGGCCACCGGCGTACCGTCCGGGCAGCCCGCCGCGGGAGTGGCCGGATGA
- a CDS encoding trypco2 family protein, with amino-acid sequence MDAVAAVRDELIAATALGGNHPDVVFAVGPVEMEFEVELRAGTKAKAGFNLWAAGAETEAGVSRGRTHRASFTLTPKSARGGDLLVSGTPDRPAGPGDTSGRIPDRTSPAGW; translated from the coding sequence GTGGACGCGGTGGCGGCGGTGCGGGACGAGCTGATCGCAGCAACTGCACTGGGCGGGAACCATCCGGATGTGGTGTTCGCTGTGGGGCCGGTGGAGATGGAGTTCGAGGTCGAGCTGCGGGCGGGCACGAAGGCGAAGGCCGGATTCAACCTGTGGGCGGCCGGCGCCGAAACGGAGGCCGGGGTATCACGCGGCCGCACGCACCGAGCGTCCTTCACGCTGACCCCGAAGAGCGCGCGCGGAGGGGATCTCCTGGTGAGTGGAACGCCCGATCGACCTGCCGGACCCGGTGACACATCGGGTCGCATTCCGGACCGAACCAGTCCGGCGGGCTGGTAG
- a CDS encoding TetR/AcrR family transcriptional regulator, translating to MTTRRTGLREEKKQATRVALREAALRLALEHGPDNVRVDDIAEAAGVSPRTYNNYFSSREQAIVAAVTAERESRVAAAVAARPSQVRLADALAEAILEQHTEPRDHDELLLITASPALRDTFLSAAAAIEHPLAAAIDQRLGSTGTLASRVLAASVAAAVRIALQQWLQPSSAPLAAGGLVVPSGSLPDLLRSTLAALEPALDAAEEEAQQRLRL from the coding sequence GTGACGACAAGGCGGACCGGGCTGCGCGAGGAGAAGAAGCAGGCCACCCGAGTGGCATTGCGTGAGGCGGCACTTCGGCTAGCCCTCGAACACGGGCCCGACAACGTCCGCGTCGACGACATCGCCGAGGCGGCCGGAGTCTCACCGAGGACCTACAACAACTACTTCTCCAGTCGCGAACAGGCGATCGTCGCAGCCGTCACCGCCGAACGGGAATCCCGAGTAGCCGCGGCCGTGGCAGCCAGGCCCTCCCAGGTCCGCCTCGCGGACGCCTTGGCCGAAGCGATCCTGGAGCAGCACACCGAACCGCGTGACCACGACGAGCTGCTGCTGATCACCGCAAGCCCCGCGTTGCGTGACACGTTCCTCAGCGCCGCAGCAGCGATCGAACACCCCCTCGCCGCCGCGATCGACCAGCGCCTCGGCAGCACTGGCACACTCGCCTCCCGCGTGCTCGCAGCGAGCGTGGCCGCTGCGGTTCGGATCGCACTCCAGCAGTGGCTCCAACCTTCATCCGCACCCCTCGCAGCCGGCGGGCTCGTCGTACCGTCCGGCTCGCTACCAGACCTGCTCCGCTCCACGCTCGCCGCACTCGAACCCGCACTTGACGCCGCCGAGGAAGAGGCACAACAGCGCTTGCGCCTGTGA
- a CDS encoding FG-GAP-like repeat-containing protein has product MPVPTQEMKLEIVNAATGQPLGTRATPGADGALVLRDYPEDGPSPQQWQFAPVQGAQDDPAYVIRNAVSGKVLDNPATADRGVRQWDAAANKKSQQWRFVPVQGEAGLYFIEAAADETVLDLAEPGVDDTRIVLGEYDDGAKSQQWRLVPAEPERISDLVLHWAPLSHWNSRRSWRLAHSKSALRPAPDATPSFSNVLLVLEKFGSDQDAGGWKTDRLSPCPAGQPGWWAGLGERFLADTTGTGQADIVGLKPAKGAVTSSSRGDGTFDDERVLHPPASSASPADLWTLANLTGEGRPGVVVLSADGVRISAQDAGGTFAPTVGQPVLNAFGHGKQAGGWLADRHLRFLADTTGDGRLDIVGCHDDGVWVSLQDEDGAFAPIGDEPVLRAFGHSDEAGGWLIDRHLRFLADTTGDGRLDIVGCHDDGVWVSLQDDEGAFIEPLYVLAEFGVDQGWTSVAEHPRFLVSTISGGPQDIVGFGPQGVVVSRGRGDGTFEPAKLLLNDFGRAQGWSSGKHLRLLADVSGDGAPDIVGFGDEGVWVSHNDGEGGFEQAQLVCRGYGYNEDAGGWRVDRHPRFLADITGDGRVDIVGFGGPGVHVARNLHRRFRVR; this is encoded by the coding sequence ATGCCCGTGCCCACGCAAGAAATGAAGCTGGAGATCGTCAACGCCGCCACGGGGCAGCCCCTCGGTACCAGGGCCACGCCGGGCGCGGACGGGGCACTCGTCCTCCGCGACTACCCCGAGGACGGCCCGAGCCCGCAACAGTGGCAGTTCGCCCCCGTGCAAGGAGCGCAGGACGATCCGGCGTATGTGATCCGCAACGCGGTCAGCGGCAAGGTGCTCGACAACCCCGCCACAGCGGACCGCGGCGTCCGCCAGTGGGACGCCGCCGCCAACAAGAAGAGCCAGCAGTGGCGCTTCGTCCCCGTCCAGGGCGAAGCCGGCCTCTATTTCATCGAGGCCGCGGCGGACGAAACTGTCCTCGACCTCGCCGAGCCCGGGGTGGACGACACCCGGATCGTCCTTGGCGAGTACGACGACGGCGCGAAGAGCCAGCAGTGGCGCCTCGTCCCGGCCGAGCCGGAGCGCATCAGCGACCTCGTGCTGCACTGGGCGCCGCTGAGCCACTGGAACAGCCGCCGGTCCTGGCGACTGGCCCACAGCAAGTCCGCGCTGCGGCCGGCTCCCGACGCGACGCCTTCTTTCAGCAATGTGCTGCTGGTCCTGGAGAAGTTCGGCAGTGACCAGGACGCCGGCGGGTGGAAGACCGACAGGCTCAGCCCCTGCCCTGCCGGGCAGCCGGGCTGGTGGGCTGGGCTGGGTGAACGGTTCCTCGCCGACACCACGGGAACAGGGCAGGCGGACATCGTCGGGCTCAAACCTGCGAAGGGGGCTGTGACCTCGTCAAGCAGAGGTGACGGGACGTTTGACGACGAACGGGTTCTGCACCCTCCCGCGTCCTCCGCGAGTCCGGCGGACCTGTGGACCCTCGCAAACCTCACCGGCGAGGGCCGTCCCGGTGTCGTCGTGTTGTCCGCCGACGGTGTCCGGATCTCTGCCCAGGACGCGGGCGGCACATTCGCGCCCACGGTCGGCCAACCGGTCCTCAATGCGTTCGGCCACGGCAAACAGGCGGGCGGTTGGCTCGCTGACAGGCACCTCCGCTTCCTCGCCGACACCACTGGTGACGGCAGGCTCGACATCGTCGGCTGCCACGACGACGGCGTGTGGGTGTCCCTCCAGGACGAGGACGGCGCGTTCGCACCGATCGGCGACGAACCCGTTCTCCGGGCATTCGGCCACAGCGACGAGGCGGGTGGCTGGCTCATCGACAGGCACCTCCGCTTCCTCGCCGACACCACTGGTGACGGCAGGCTCGACATCGTCGGCTGCCACGACGACGGCGTGTGGGTGTCCCTCCAGGACGACGAAGGGGCGTTCATCGAACCTCTGTACGTCCTGGCCGAGTTCGGGGTCGACCAGGGCTGGACCTCCGTCGCCGAGCACCCGCGGTTCCTGGTCAGCACCATCAGCGGCGGACCCCAGGACATCGTCGGGTTCGGCCCGCAGGGCGTCGTCGTGTCCCGTGGGCGCGGCGACGGCACGTTCGAGCCCGCGAAGCTCCTCCTGAACGACTTCGGGCGAGCCCAGGGGTGGTCGAGCGGGAAGCACCTCCGGCTTCTCGCCGACGTTTCCGGGGACGGCGCCCCGGACATCGTCGGCTTCGGCGACGAAGGAGTCTGGGTGTCACACAACGACGGCGAAGGCGGCTTCGAACAGGCCCAGTTGGTCTGCCGAGGCTACGGGTACAACGAGGACGCCGGCGGCTGGCGGGTCGACCGCCACCCACGCTTTCTCGCCGACATCACCGGCGACGGACGCGTCGACATCGTCGGTTTCGGCGGCCCGGGCGTGCACGTGGCCCGCAACCTCCACCGCCGCTTCAGGGTCCGGTAA
- a CDS encoding IS5 family transposase (programmed frameshift): MPLTDAQWARIEPLLPDRTPRRGGRWRDHREVIDAIAWKFQTGSQWIHLPEKYGNWRGVYNRLRMRALDGTWERVSTALVAQADADEDLNWTVSVDSTIVRAHQHAAGARKKGPQQANADHAIGRSRGGLTTKIHLASDARCRPLAFVLTAGQAGDAPAFAHVMARLRVPRRRGRPRTRPDLVLADKAYSSRAIREHLRKRGIRAVIPVPADQRGHRLRRGSRGGRPPAFDREAYKQRNTVERCINRLKQWRGIATRYEKTATVYLAGLHIAGIFLWSAR, from the exons GTGCCTTTGACTGACGCGCAGTGGGCGCGAATCGAGCCGTTACTCCCAGATCGGACACCGCGGCGGGGTGGCCGGTGGCGGGATCACCGAGAAGTGATCGACGCAATCGCCTGGAAGTTCCAGACGGGATCGCAGTGGATTCACCTCCCGGAGAAGTACGGCAACTGGCGAGGCGTCTACAACCGGCTGCGGATGCGGGCCCTCGACGGCACATGGGAGCGGGTGTCCACCGCGCTGGTCGCACAGGCAGACGCCGACGAAGACCTCAACTGGACCGTTTCGGTCGACTCGACCATCGTGCGAGCACACCAGCACGCGGCCGGGGCCCGCAAAAAGGGGCCCCAGCAGGCGAAC GCAGATCACGCCATCGGCCGGTCCCGCGGCGGACTGACCACAAAGATCCACCTGGCCTCCGATGCCCGATGCCGGCCGCTGGCCTTCGTGCTCACCGCCGGACAGGCCGGTGACGCACCTGCCTTCGCTCACGTCATGGCCCGCCTTCGCGTTCCTCGACGGAGAGGACGGCCCCGCACGAGGCCGGACCTGGTCCTTGCCGATAAGGCGTACTCCTCCCGCGCGATCCGCGAGCACCTGCGCAAGCGCGGTATCCGGGCGGTCATCCCCGTTCCGGCCGATCAGCGCGGTCACCGGCTGCGGCGCGGCAGCCGGGGCGGCAGGCCGCCCGCCTTCGACCGCGAGGCATACAAGCAGCGCAACACCGTCGAACGCTGCATCAACCGCTTGAAACAGTGGCGGGGTATCGCCACCCGCTACGAGAAGACCGCGACCGTCTACCTGGCCGGACTCCACATCGCAGGCATCTTCCTCTGGTCAGCCCGATGA
- a CDS encoding alpha/beta fold hydrolase: protein MLARFAKLRASGPTARTVISALTGPLPLSRGQAIGASERIAALTSLLSSLEHLTIADQKRSGGLNDWALARRGHAHSGRPLRRLLDFVADERTSRTLHAARAAASAALLLPGDSRARGAANLFLGLSGALLYPTHRYGTDGSDQASNLVQTATGMARLAPSPAAQDALVWYVAIQSNLSYVVSGWIKLLGKDWRTGSALTGVLRTRTYGHEKAWRLARRHPRSARALAHGVLAMECLFPVLYLKGGLLARPVIAGAAAFHVANGSVMGLGRFIPAFVSMHPMVAYTSTPRSHPAAAGRDDRMPVAAALLLAGAAAAATAVAVHRRLRATDHAFGATVTTRHGNELAHDGTVSRTGEGPVAVLVHGLGALPAHFSWYTRALNADGRQWLAYSRAGYGASRRHAPTPYHLGEAVDDLVDLIEAALPEGRQVSLVGHSLGGELARRAAVRLGERVHSVVYVDSSHPQQLERSSQQDANARHIEELIRSTSVSLRAGLGVLMQTPAWIRNLPAPVRSRAMAEYADHRMWTAALREWQAAERDFRSFEGPLPHLDTHALVLSAQHTVDRDPDHLLLHKDLADAHQDGRIVRSTVVETADHDGILTDPQLAGEAARRLVAFLGDTTTAAPSAGAGQSSATAGQEGAR from the coding sequence ATGCTCGCTCGCTTCGCCAAGCTCAGAGCCTCCGGGCCCACCGCCCGGACGGTGATCTCGGCCCTCACCGGCCCCCTGCCCCTCTCCCGCGGCCAGGCCATCGGCGCCTCCGAACGGATCGCGGCGCTCACCTCCCTGCTGTCCAGCCTGGAGCACCTCACCATCGCGGACCAGAAGCGGTCGGGCGGACTGAACGACTGGGCACTCGCCCGGCGCGGGCACGCCCACTCCGGCAGGCCCCTGCGGAGGCTGCTCGACTTCGTCGCCGACGAGCGGACCAGCCGGACGCTGCACGCCGCCCGGGCGGCCGCGAGCGCCGCTCTCCTGCTGCCGGGCGACAGCCGGGCGCGCGGAGCGGCCAACCTCTTCCTCGGTCTCAGCGGCGCCCTGCTCTATCCCACCCACCGTTACGGCACGGACGGCTCCGACCAGGCGTCCAACCTGGTGCAGACCGCGACAGGCATGGCCCGGCTCGCCCCCTCGCCCGCCGCCCAGGACGCGCTGGTGTGGTACGTGGCGATCCAGTCCAACCTGTCGTACGTCGTGTCCGGCTGGATCAAGCTCCTCGGGAAGGACTGGCGCACCGGCTCCGCCCTGACGGGTGTCCTGCGCACCAGGACCTACGGGCACGAGAAGGCGTGGCGGCTGGCCCGCCGCCACCCCCGCTCCGCACGGGCCCTGGCCCACGGTGTGCTGGCGATGGAGTGCCTGTTCCCGGTGCTGTACCTGAAGGGCGGTCTGCTGGCCCGCCCGGTGATCGCCGGCGCCGCCGCCTTCCACGTCGCCAACGGCTCCGTCATGGGACTGGGCAGGTTCATCCCGGCCTTCGTCTCGATGCACCCGATGGTCGCGTACACCAGCACGCCCCGCAGCCATCCCGCCGCCGCCGGACGGGACGACCGGATGCCGGTGGCCGCGGCCCTGCTGCTGGCCGGCGCCGCGGCCGCGGCGACCGCGGTGGCGGTCCACCGCAGGTTGCGGGCCACCGATCACGCGTTCGGCGCCACGGTCACCACCCGACACGGCAACGAGCTGGCCCACGACGGAACGGTCAGCCGGACGGGCGAGGGCCCGGTCGCCGTCCTCGTGCACGGACTCGGCGCCCTGCCCGCGCACTTCAGCTGGTACACCAGGGCCCTCAACGCCGACGGACGCCAGTGGCTGGCCTACAGCCGCGCCGGCTACGGGGCGAGCAGACGGCACGCCCCGACCCCGTACCACCTGGGCGAGGCGGTGGACGACCTGGTCGACCTGATCGAGGCAGCCCTGCCGGAAGGACGCCAGGTCTCCCTGGTCGGGCACTCCCTGGGCGGCGAGCTCGCCCGACGCGCGGCCGTCCGGCTCGGCGAGCGGGTGCACTCCGTCGTCTACGTGGACAGCTCCCACCCCCAGCAGCTCGAACGGTCCAGCCAGCAGGACGCGAACGCCCGGCACATCGAGGAGCTGATCCGCTCCACGTCCGTCAGCCTGCGGGCGGGCCTCGGCGTCCTCATGCAGACCCCCGCCTGGATCCGGAACCTGCCCGCCCCGGTGCGGAGCAGGGCGATGGCGGAGTACGCGGACCATCGCATGTGGACCGCCGCACTGCGCGAATGGCAGGCCGCGGAGCGTGACTTCCGGTCCTTCGAAGGCCCCCTGCCCCATCTGGACACCCACGCCCTGGTGCTGTCCGCCCAGCACACGGTCGACCGCGACCCCGACCACCTGCTCCTGCACAAGGACCTCGCCGACGCGCACCAGGACGGCCGGATCGTCCGGAGCACCGTCGTCGAGACCGCCGACCACGACGGCATCCTGACCGACCCGCAGCTCGCCGGCGAGGCCGCCCGCCGCCTCGTGGCCTTCCTCGGCGACACCACCACGGCCGCGCCGTCCGCCGGCGCGGGACAGTCCTCCGCCACGGCCGGCCAGGAGGGAGCCCGATGA
- a CDS encoding VOC family protein — protein sequence MEMTAQLTIDCSDPQRMVAFWTRALGYVPEPAPDGHATWRGYWEAMGVPAEELPTGAGDIPESIVDPAGRGPRVWFQQVPEPKTGKNRWHFDLKAGGGRDVPLDVRTRRVGDAVDQLVEAGATVLRIKDEQGMGLYAVAMQDPEGNEFDVV from the coding sequence ATGGAGATGACAGCGCAGCTGACGATCGACTGCTCCGATCCGCAGAGAATGGTGGCGTTCTGGACCCGGGCCCTGGGCTACGTACCCGAGCCCGCGCCGGACGGGCACGCCACGTGGCGCGGTTACTGGGAGGCGATGGGAGTGCCCGCGGAAGAGCTGCCGACCGGGGCCGGCGACATTCCGGAGTCGATCGTCGATCCGGCGGGACGCGGACCGCGTGTGTGGTTCCAGCAGGTTCCGGAGCCGAAGACCGGCAAGAACCGGTGGCACTTCGACCTGAAGGCCGGTGGTGGGCGTGACGTCCCGCTGGACGTCCGCACGCGGCGGGTCGGGGACGCCGTGGACCAACTGGTCGAAGCCGGTGCCACCGTGCTGAGGATCAAGGACGAACAGGGCATGGGGCTCTATGCCGTGGCCATGCAGGATCCCGAGGGCAACGAGTTCGACGTCGTCTGA
- a CDS encoding phytoene desaturase family protein produces MSEADAAVVGSGPNGLAAAAALARAGLRVEVYEAADTLGGGLRGADLFDSGVVHDICSAVHPMGMSSPFFREFGLAEQVDMLRPEISYAHPLDDGRAALAWHDLDATCAGLGPDGARWRRLMEPLLAHGADLAALLLSDLRRPPGLRAAPALLSRVLLHGTRLGSLAFRGEEAGALLAGAAAHLTGPLPSLPGAAVGLLLAQLAHGPGWPVPRGGSRSIADALAADIRAHGGVLHTGREITDLRELDGVRAVLLDLSPTALASLAGDRLPPRYARALRRYRYGPAAGKADFLVSEPIPWSAPGVGRAVTVHLGGTAREVFRQETANARGTSGERPFVLVVDPAVADPGRALPGRRPVWAYAHLPHGSTRDPLPLVRAAIERYAPGFTDTVVAERGVSGAELARYNPNYVGGDIATGALGLRQSVFRPVARWDPYRTPLPGVYLCSAATPPGPGVHGMCGLLAARTALRREFGLGVPPLGRTGAGAGGAGRDGAAAG; encoded by the coding sequence GTGAGCGAAGCGGACGCGGCCGTCGTCGGCAGTGGTCCGAACGGCCTCGCCGCCGCGGCCGCCCTGGCCCGGGCCGGGCTGCGTGTCGAGGTGTACGAGGCCGCCGACACCCTGGGTGGCGGGCTGCGCGGAGCCGACCTGTTCGACTCCGGCGTGGTCCACGACATCTGCTCGGCGGTCCATCCGATGGGCATGTCCTCCCCGTTCTTCAGGGAGTTCGGCCTCGCCGAGCAGGTGGACATGCTCCGCCCGGAGATCAGCTACGCCCACCCCCTCGACGACGGGCGGGCCGCCCTGGCTTGGCACGACCTCGACGCGACCTGCGCCGGGCTCGGACCGGACGGAGCGCGCTGGCGTCGGCTGATGGAACCCCTGCTGGCGCACGGGGCGGACCTGGCCGCGCTGCTCCTGTCCGACCTGCGGCGGCCTCCCGGGCTCCGGGCCGCCCCGGCTCTGCTGAGCCGGGTCCTGCTCCACGGGACCCGGCTCGGGTCGCTCGCCTTCCGCGGCGAGGAGGCCGGGGCGCTGCTGGCCGGTGCCGCCGCGCACCTGACCGGCCCGCTGCCGTCGCTGCCCGGCGCCGCCGTCGGACTGCTGCTGGCACAACTCGCCCACGGGCCGGGCTGGCCGGTACCGCGCGGCGGCAGCCGGAGCATCGCGGACGCCCTGGCGGCCGACATCCGGGCGCACGGCGGTGTCCTGCACACCGGGCGGGAAATCACCGACCTGCGGGAACTCGACGGCGTCCGGGCGGTGCTCCTGGACCTCTCTCCCACCGCACTGGCGTCCCTCGCGGGGGACCGGCTGCCCCCTCGCTACGCCCGGGCGCTGCGCCGCTACCGCTACGGCCCGGCGGCCGGCAAGGCCGACTTCCTCGTCTCGGAACCGATCCCCTGGTCCGCCCCCGGCGTCGGCCGGGCGGTGACCGTGCACCTCGGAGGGACGGCGCGGGAGGTCTTCCGGCAGGAGACGGCCAACGCCCGGGGTACGTCGGGCGAACGGCCCTTCGTGCTGGTGGTGGACCCGGCGGTCGCCGACCCGGGGCGTGCCCTCCCCGGGCGCCGTCCGGTGTGGGCGTACGCGCACCTCCCGCACGGCTCCACCCGCGACCCGCTACCGCTGGTGCGGGCGGCGATCGAGCGGTACGCCCCCGGCTTCACCGACACCGTGGTCGCCGAACGCGGCGTTTCCGGCGCCGAGTTGGCCCGCTACAACCCCAACTACGTCGGCGGGGACATCGCGACGGGGGCGCTCGGCCTGCGGCAGTCCGTCTTCCGGCCCGTCGCCCGCTGGGACCCGTACCGCACCCCCTTGCCGGGGGTCTACCTCTGCTCGGCCGCCACCCCGCCGGGCCCCGGCGTGCACGGGATGTGCGGCCTGTTGGCCGCCCGGACCGCCCTGCGCCGGGAGTTCGGCCTGGGGGTGCCGCCGCTGGGGCGGACCGGGGCAGGGGCCGGCGGCGCCGGCCGGGACGGAGCGGCCGCGGGGTGA
- a CDS encoding class I SAM-dependent methyltransferase, translating into MSTATAPSDTAAPVIADIGYGRVFADFYDRLFPQDGTADRTAAALAGWHPGGSALELGVGTGRIAIPLARLTGEVVGVDSSPEMLERLRTAVEESGVPVTPVHGDIRTYDPGDRHGLVYCVCGTMSLVLDQAGQRAAVAGAARRLAPGGTLVVETHNPGFVHTLHEGLSRTSFFAPYPEPGTGLQTYSTLLAEQGLWHTSHLLHEPGGTRIGTEITRLTTPEDIEAYAAEAGLERVSLHGDWSGGPFVAAQSAVHISRFVRADLTEQS; encoded by the coding sequence ATGAGCACCGCGACCGCACCCTCGGACACCGCCGCCCCCGTGATCGCGGACATCGGCTACGGCAGGGTCTTCGCCGACTTCTACGACCGGCTCTTCCCCCAGGACGGCACGGCCGACCGCACCGCCGCGGCACTCGCAGGCTGGCATCCCGGCGGGTCAGCCCTCGAACTCGGTGTGGGCACCGGCCGTATCGCCATACCGCTCGCACGCCTCACCGGTGAGGTCGTGGGCGTGGACTCGTCCCCGGAGATGCTCGAACGGCTGCGGACCGCCGTCGAGGAGTCCGGGGTCCCCGTGACCCCCGTCCACGGCGACATCCGCACCTATGACCCCGGTGACCGCCACGGGCTCGTCTACTGCGTCTGCGGCACGATGTCCCTGGTCCTCGACCAGGCGGGCCAGCGCGCCGCCGTCGCCGGGGCCGCGCGCCGTCTCGCGCCCGGCGGAACCCTCGTGGTGGAGACCCACAACCCGGGCTTCGTCCACACGCTGCACGAGGGACTCAGCCGTACCTCCTTCTTCGCGCCCTACCCCGAACCCGGGACCGGGCTCCAGACCTACTCCACCCTGCTTGCCGAACAAGGGCTCTGGCACACCTCGCACCTGCTGCACGAGCCCGGCGGCACGCGGATAGGAACCGAGATCACACGGCTCACCACCCCGGAGGACATCGAGGCCTACGCGGCCGAAGCCGGACTCGAACGGGTCAGCCTCCACGGCGACTGGTCGGGCGGGCCGTTCGTCGCCGCCCAGAGCGCCGTCCACATCAGCCGGTTCGTCCGCGCCGACCTTACGGAGCAGTCATGA